One segment of Vulpes vulpes isolate BD-2025 unplaced genomic scaffold, VulVul3 u000000652, whole genome shotgun sequence DNA contains the following:
- the TNPO1 gene encoding transportin-1 isoform X2 produces the protein MIPKFLQFFKHSSPKIRSHAVACVNQFIISRTQALMLHIDSFIENLFALAGDEEPEVRKNVCRALVMLLEVRMDRLLPHMHNIVEYMLQRTQDQDENVALEACEFWLTLAEQPICKDVLVRHLPKLIPVLVNGMKYSDIDIILLKGDVEEDETIPDSEQDIRPRFHRSRTVAQQHDEDGIEEEDDDDDEIDDDDTISDWNLRKCSAAALDVLANVYRDELLPHILPLLKELLFHHEWVVKESGILVLGAIAEGCMQGMIPYLPELIPHLIQCLSDKKALVRSITCWTLSRYAHWVVSQPPDTYLKPLMTELLKRILDSNKRVQEAACSAFATLEEEACTELVPYLAYILDTLVFAFSKYQHKNLLILYDAIGTLADSVGHHLNKPEYIQMLMPPLIQKWNMLKDEDKDLFPLLECLSSVATALQSGFLPYCEPVYQRCVNLVQKTLAQAMLNNAQPDQYEAPDKDFMIVALDLLSGLAEGLGGNIEQLVARSNILTLMYQCMQDKMPEVRQSSFALLGDLTKACFQHVKPCIADFMPILGTNLNPEFISVCNNATWAIGEISIQMGIEMQPYIPMVLHQLVEIINRPNTPKTLLENTAITIGRLGYVCPQEVAPMLQQFIRPWCTSLRNIRDNEEKDSAFRGICTMISVNPSGVIQDFIFFCDAVASWINPKDDLRDMFCKILHGFKNQVGDENWRRFSDQFPLPLKERLAAFYGV, from the exons ATGATCCCCAAATTTTTGCAGTTCTTCAAGCACAGTAGTCCAAAAATAAG gTCTCATGCTGTTGCATGTGTCAATCAGTTTATCATCAGTAGGACTCAAGCTCTGATGTTGCACATTGATTCTTTTATTGAG AATCTCTTTGCTTTGGCTGGTGATGAAGAACCAGAGGTACGGAAAAATGTGTGCCGGGCACTTGTGATGTTGCTTGAAGTTCGAATGGATCGCCTGCTTCCTCACATGCATAACATAGTTGAG TACATGCTACAGAGGACACAAGATCAAGATGAAAATGTGGCTTTAGAAGCTTGTGAATTCTGGCTCACTTTGGCTGAGCAACCCATATGCAAAGATGTACTTGTCAGGCATCTTCCTAA attgATTCCTGTATTAGTGAATGGCATGAAGTACTCAGATATAGATATTATCCTACTTAAG ggtGATGTTGAAGAAGATGAAACAATTCCTGATAGCGAACAGGATATAAGGCCACGTTTTCATCGATCAAGGACAGTGGCTCAGCAGCATGATGAAGATGGAATTGAAGAGgaagatgatgatgacgatgaaattgatgatgatgatacaaTTTCTGACTGGAATCTAA gaaaatgttCTGCTGCTGCCCTAGACGTTCTTGCAAATGTGTATCGTGATGAGCTTTTGCCACATATTTTGCCCCTTTTGAAAGAGTTGCTTTTTCATCACGAATGGGTTGTTAAAGAATCCGGCATCTTGGTTTTAGGAGCAATTGCTGAAG GTTGTATGCAAGGCATGATTCCATACCTGCCTGAGCTCATTCCTCACCTTATTCAGTGCCTCTCTGATAAAAAGGCTCTTGTGCGTTCCATAACGTGCTGGACTCTTAGCCGCTATGCACACTGGGTAGTCAGCCAGCCCCCCGATACGTACCTGAAGCCATTAATGACAGAGTTGCTAAAGCGAATCCTGGACAGCAACAAGAGAGTACAAGAAGCTGCCTGCAG tgCCTTTGCTACCTTAGAAGAGGAGGCTTGTACGGAACTTGTTCCTTACCTTGCTTATATACTTGATACCTTGGTCTTCGCATTTAGTAAATACCAGCATAAGAACTTGCTCATTCTTTATGATGCCATAGGAACTTTAGCAGATTCAGTAGGACATCATTTAAACAAACCA GAATATATTCAGATGCTAATGCCTCCGCTGATCCAGAAATGGAACATGTTAAAGGATGAAGATAAAGATCTCTTCCCTTTACTTGAG tgccTATCTTCAGTTGCCACAGCCCTGCAGTCTGGTTTCCTTCCATACTGTGAACCTGTGTACCAGCGCTGCGTAAACCTAGTACAGAAGACTCTTGCACAAGCCatg CTGAACAATGCTCAACCAGATCAATATGAGGCTCCTGATAAAGATTTTATGATAGTGGCTCTTGATTTACTGAGTGGCCTGGCTGAAGGACTTGGAGGCAACATTGAACAGCTAGTAGCCCGAAGTAACATTCTAACACTAATGTATCAGTGCATGCAG GATAAAATGCCAGAAGTTCGACAGAGTTCCTTCGCCCTATTAGGTGACCTGACGAAAGCTTGCTTTCAGCATGTTAAGCCTTGTATAG ctgaTTTCATGCCTATATTGGGAACCAACCTAAATCCAGAGTTCATTTCAGTCTGCAATAATGCCACATGGGCAATTGGAGAAATCTCCATTCAAATGG GTATAGAGATGCAGCCTTATATTCCTATGGTGTTGCACCAGCTTGTAGAAATCATTAACAGACCCAACACACCAAAGACGTTGTTAGAGAATACAG CAATAACAATTGGTCGTCTTGGTTACGTTTGTCCTCAAGAGGTGGCCCCCATGCTACAGCAGTTTATAAGACCCTG GTGCACCTCTCTCAGAAACATAAGGGACAATGAGGAAAAGGATTCAGCATTTCGTGGGATTTGTACCATGATCAGTGTGAATCCCAGTGGAGTAATCCAA gattttatatttttttgtgatgCTGTTGCATCGTGGATTAACCCAAAAGATGATCTGAGAGACATGTTCTGTAAG ATCCTTCAtggatttaaaaatcaagttgggGATGAAAATTGGAGGCGTTTCTCTGACCAGTTTCCGCTTCCCTTAAAAGAGCGTCTTGCAGCTTTTTATGGTGTTTAA